tctctgctgtcagctttcTGCTTCGGGGTCTTTGCGGATGATAAAAACCTTCAGCGTTCAAGGCAGCAGACAGGTTTATGAAGCCACACAAGGCTAATGGACCACTTGGCCTGTCTTTATTCCAGCAGCGGAAAGCAATGGCTGCAATTAGCATGTCACACACTCACTTGTATTTGTCATCCGTTGTGGGCGGTCAGACTGTCAGGAGCTGTTatgtgtggctgctgcagctgcaggaaaacaataaacacataaataaaccaaaaaaagtgaaggagaggaaaaacaaTGTGGTGAAAAGAATCAGGGATGACTGCTGCTGTCCCCTTCAGGGACGCTGTGAGACAATCAGCACTGGTATATGGGACTAAATCTTAAAGGGACATTCATGTGACAAAAGCAGGACTGCAGGTGTGCATGCTGTCTGTCCAATTAGTGTCACTGCTAATATTTAGCGTAATAAAAGGCTCTTCTGTGCACACAGTATTCTTATTAGGCATTATATAAAGCATTACATCTGTGTGTATAGATTTAATGTGTTTCCTTTAAATGAGCACATCatcatatttaattaaaaagttcgacagaggcagaaatgtgaacaagacaaagaaaagagTTCATTATTTAgttgtaaataaaacaatatgttacttcctgtttttatttatgatgTGGGATGTTTGTATGACCCGCAGCTAACTCCACGGCCTTATTGATCTTTACAGTGACCCCTGCCTCTCTAACAGTCTTCCTAACTGTAGCAAACTGCAcagtaatatttttttttgataTATGGCACAGTTATGATCTGACAATGATATTAAAAGACTGAAATCAGGTTTAGTTTTAGTTTGGTTGGCGTTTGTTTTGAGTGTGTTGAACTGtagacacagaaacatgtttacgTGTTGTggtcagcagtggctcagtggtagagcagggtccaataaccggaaggttggtggttcaatcccaactcgctagtcattgttgtgtgtccttgggcaagacactttacctgcattgcctccagtgcactcactggcatgtagcgctctttgctgggcagccttaagcaatttctctgatgggattattaaagtatttcaaaattaaaataaaaaaaatgttgtgcaTACTTTTACTGCAGTCCGTGGCCTCTGTGTTAGccgctagctgctagctgctagctccGTCTCCAGTCTGTGGTCTCCGGGAGTCTGCTTGTTGATGTCGGTTGGTTTCACTTCATTGACTGCAGGACAAAGACTACAACTTAATGCAAAAGCCGAGAAACTGTGTTCTTTACCAGCATCCAATATTTTCTCGGCGTCACACACTCATTCAAAACCTCGACCCACACACATCTCCCATAATAATCAGTGACCAGAAGTGATCATGACGGAACAAATCTACAGAAGTGGGTTGAACAGAACTGCCAGCAGAGCTGTCGGCTTCCTGAGGTCAAGCTCCAAAAATGTTCTTTTCTCTGATGACCTTCATCCATGTCCTATATTACGCAGGCCTCTCGCATTAGTGTGATTTTTTCTTAATAAGAAACAGACGCTGGTACATATTCTGAGACTTTTAGACACTAATGAGTCAAACATTGTTGAATATTATTGGCCACATGTTCAATAAAGTTCTGTTTCCTCCACTAAATTGAGAAGTGACATTCGAATGTCTGCCTCCATCTCTCCATCAGCTTCTGTGGAACTACAAACTCAATCTGACCACAGATCCAAAGTTTGAGGCCGTGGCGACGGAGGTCTGTAAGAGCACCATCgctgaggtcagtgtgtgtgtgtgtgtctgttttctgcagagatgtcttctgtgtctgtgtgtgtgtgtgtcctcacctctGCCTGTCATGTAATCCGTCCCTGCAGGTGAAGGAGTGTAACGAGGAGGAGCGAGGAAGAGGCTACCTGGTGTCCTGCCTGGTGGATCACCGTGACAACATCAGCGAGTACCAGTGTAACCAATACATCGCCAAGATGACCAGCATCATCTTCAGCGACTACAGGCTCATCTGCGGCTTCATGGACAAGTGCAAAGAGGACATCAACAGCCTGCACTGTGGCAGCATCAACGTGGGACACAaggtgacgtgtgtgtgtgtgtgtgtgtgtgtgtgtgtgtgtgtgtgtgtgtgtgcgcgcgcaggGTTAAGTTTCTTACATGTTCGTTAATCTCTGTCCACAGGACGTCCACTCACAGGGGGAAGTGATCTCCTGTCTGGAGAAGGCGCTGGTGAAGGAGGCGGAGCAGCAGGATCGTGCTCGTCCAATCAGAGAGGAGTGTCAGAAAGCAATCCTGCGGGTGGCGGAGCTGTCGTCAGACGACTTTCACCTGGACCGACACCTTTACTTCTCCTGCAGAGACGACCGCGAGAGATTCTGCCAGAACGTACGGAGACTGTAAAACAATCACATCACACAGAAATGATAAGAACGAGTTTCTGCTTAGATTTGTGATCAAACTGCTCCTCAGTGCGTggttcatattattattaattacagaaaaaataGTGATAAACAGTGTGTTCTCCTCCAAACCTGGTCAAAAGAAGTGGAGCTTAGGTGTGTGTTCTCTTTAAACACAACATTCCAAAGATACTAGttttatttaaagcaacatCATGGAGTTTCTAGACAAATTGCTCGTGGGCTCCCCCTACAGTCTGACAAATGCTACAACTGTCCTTTAAAATGTTTCTACACACACGTGTTGACTAGCAGCCGAGGAAAACTCCTTCAAAGCTGGAGCTGTGTGATCAAACGTCATCAGAACTATCGTAACTTGCCTAGCATGTTAGCCTCCAGCTAGCAATCCACTGCCAGGTCTCCACCACTCGGGGCTCCCCCTTCGTCTGTCAGCTCTCGGCCTTGTTCGatgtctctttttcttctcctcgcCTCCTCAGACATCACCTTTACTCATTTATTTGCCGCTTCAACCATGACTTTGAACTTTGCTGCCAGCTccagttgtggatgtgatgtacGTGGTAAAGTAGGAACGTTCTGTCGTCCTGTTTAGGTGCGTGTTCCTACCCGAACCCCGAAGTGTCCTAGTAGTGGTAAAAATGCAATTTCATAAACAGCACTAGTGAAATCATGTTCACATTGTTTAGCACAACCTTCTACTGCAGTAGGtcaactgtgaaaccctaacacCAAACGTTACAGGTGAATGTGTGACAGCTAGTTATAAAGTCGCCCAGCTCCTTCCAGCTGGCTGCCTTCAGCTCTCAGGGGGAAAACACTCTTTAACAGTCAGCATCAATTTTCCACTGAAACAAACAGCTTTAACTCTTTTTTATCGCTCTCCTCCACAGACTCAGGCAGGAGAGGGGAAAGTCTACAAGTGTCTGTTCAATCATAAGTTTGAAGAGGCCATGTCAGAAAAGGTACAAACACTGTCAGCACTCAGACGGGGCCACAGAGGACTGGAGGACTTTTAAAACTCGTTTGGTCACTCACTCTGTCTTTCGCCTCCTCCAAAGTGCCGCGACGCTCTGACCACCCGTCAGAAGCTGATCTCTCAGGACTACAGAGTCAGTTACTCCCTGGCTAAAGCCTGTAAGATGGACCTGAGGAAGCAGCGCTGCAGCCTGGACACCACCCTGCCACGGGCACGGGAGGCAAGACTGTCCTACCTGCTGCTTTGCCTGGAGGCCGCCGTGCACCGCGGTGAGTGTTTCCATCCACATCCAGGGTTATTTTTACACAATGGTCATGCTTCAACCCtcactgctgcatgtgtgaagaATACACTCTGTATGTAATGGATCTTGTGGCGTGCAGGTCGGCCCGTCAGTGGAGAGTGTCAGGGGGAGATGCTGGACTACCGGCGGATGCTGATGGAGGATTTCTCTTTGAGTCCGGAGATCGTGCTTCACTGCCGGGCGGAGATCGAGGCTCACTGCTCTGGCCTGCACCGCAAAGGCCGCACGCTGCACTGTCTGATGAGGATCGGCCGCGGCGAGCGCAGCACTGCGGTGGACAGCGTCTGCCAGAACGCCGTAAGACCAGCTGGATGCTTTACTGGGGTTTTATCATAATAATTGTTACTtaaattgttgtttttgctgcagctgcaaACCTTGATCCAGTCCGCCGACCCAGGGGCCGACTACAGAATTGACCGAGCCCTGAACGAGGCCTGCGAGTCCGTCATCCAGACCGCCTGCAAACACATCCGCAGTGGAGACCCAATGTGAGCAAACACACAACTTTAAGTGATCCTCAGACGGCTTAGACACTGGATTTatatctgatgtgtgtgtgtgtgtgtgtaggatccTGTCATGCCTGATGGAGCACCTGTACACAGAAAAGATGGTGGAGGACTGTGAGCACCGGCTGTTGGAGCTGCAGTATTTCATATCCAGAGACTGGAAGTCAGTTTGTAGATTGTAGTCACAGTCTGATCTCAGAGATCAGGAGGAAGTAActctggttgttgtgtgtgtgttttcctctcagATTGGACCCCCTCCTGTACAAGAAGTGTCAGGGCGACGCCGCTCGACTCTGCCACACACACGGCTGGAACGAGACCAGCGAGCTGATGCCACCTGGGGCTGTTTTCTCCTGCCTCTACCGCCACGCCTACCGCACCGAGGAGCAGGGACGCCGGGTAGGACGGCGCACACTGAGTGTTTGTTGATGTTCATGGTGTGATGTGTGTGGGATGATCGCAGGAGCAGCAGGTGTAACTCTGATGTTTTTAAATTGAACAGGTAACCTCAGACGAGCAGGTAAGAGGTCTGTGCTTTGACTAAAATCAATCAGGACAGATCATGGTGGCGGGGTCAGTGGATGACGTGCTCTTTAATCTGCCTAAAGGAGAGGCTCGTTACTTTGTTCCAAACTCCtgattaatccaaatatggggaGAGAAGGGGATCTTAGGTGTGCCAGGAGCCACATGAGCAAGAACCGCACAACACCGCGATTGTTTCTGGgtccaaaactgcagttcttcaagtAGCCACACGGGGGCAAGCTCCAAAAATGAGGctatccccatagacctccagcTACAGTgtctaactttacagcagaaataaacaaagatAGGTCGAGCTCTATGGTTACCCAGGTGGCGAATGGCTGGAGCCTCCATGCTGCATAAAATGTGGTCACAGCAGTCGATGGTCTGCACCTACATCCTTGATGTATAAACATGTACCTCTTATGGCCgcctgaggaactgcagtctttgACACTTGTTCATAGTTGCTGTTAGAAATGAGTGAATTTTGGTGTGAGCCAATAGTATCATCAGGACAAGGCTGAGTATCCATGCTCAATATCCATGTAGTCAGTGTCTCTGTGGGCATAACATGTGATCGTCGTCTTGGCCCTGATGTTGGTAATTACTCTCATCAGTGTGGAGACCCTTGAAGGTTTGATTTGATATGATTATATGGTCGCAgtgatcacagtgtgtgtgtcacagagttTCAGTGTTTGAGGTGCTTTTGATTGTGTTTGACCTGCAGTTATCTCGGGACTGTAAGGTGGAGGTTCAGAGGATCCTCCACCAGAGGGCGCTGGACGTGAAGTTGGACCCGGAGCTGCAGAAACGCTGCATGACCGACCTGGGGAAGTGGTGCAGCGAGAAGACGGACGCCGGACAGGTGAGGCAGAGGACGAGCACTCACACAGGTCAACCAGAGAAGATGCTGTAAagtaagaatgtgtgtgtgtgtgtgtgtccaggagcTGGAGTGTTTGCAGGATCATTTGGAGGACCTGGTCTCCATGTGCAGGGACGTTGTGGGAAACCTGACGGAGCTGGAGTCAGAGGTCAGCAGacatttgttcatttattttactgttgtctgtgtgtctttgtctcaccTGCACAGCGTTGTGTCTCCTGGTTTAGGACATCCAGATTGACGCTCTGCTCATCAGAGCCTGCGAGCCCGTCAGCCAGGCCCACTGCCACGTGAGCACAGACACTGCTAACGAGATCAGACTGCATGAGTTATCAGATTCATCaccatttattttgtgtgtgtgtgtgtgtgtgtgtaggatgtaGCCGATAACCCGATTGATACAGGTGACCTGATGGAGTGTTTAGTTCAGAATAAACACCAGAAAGAGATGAACGACAAGTGTGCAGTCGGAGTTACACACTTTCAGCTGGTCAGTCACCATCAAACATCTTTTCTTATTGTTCTGAGTTTTAtaaattcaaataaataaatatatgtttgtGCTTCAGGTTCAAATGAAAGATTTCCGCTTCTCCTACAAGTTCAAGATGGCCTGTAAGGAGGACGTCCTGCGCTTGTGTCCAAACATCAAGAAAAAGTGAGTTCAGGTTCCAGGAAATGGAGACAAAATGCAAGTTTATATATTTTGAGTGATTCAGAATGTGGATCGTTGACGCCTCTGCCGCCCTGCAGGGTGGATGTTGTGATCTGTCTCAGCACCACAGTGAGAAACGACACGCTGCAGGAAGCCAGGGAGCAGCGGGTCTCACTGAAGTGTCGCAAACAGCTGcgggtggaggagctggagatggTACACAATACAGACACACGtgcatgcacaaacatgcacgcacacaaacacacacagacacatgcatgtatgcacaaacacacacacgggcacacgcacacacacaaacacacaggcacacacacacgggcacacatggacacacaaacacacacgcacacgcacaggcacacatgcacacacacacgcacaggcacacacacaaacacacacacagccttcctCACAGCCTGAATGCACTTAACTGAACTTTCACCGAGGGCGTTTTCACACTTTTTGTATGCTTTTACTTGTGTTTTAAGTGAAGGATGGATCAGTTGTTCATAGcatgtttccatgacaacactgCTTCACC
This portion of the Parambassis ranga chromosome 3, fParRan2.1, whole genome shotgun sequence genome encodes:
- the LOC114433929 gene encoding Golgi apparatus protein 1-like isoform X1, which produces MAAYSRSQLLLLLLSVCLCGFGSVLGLKAASGPAEPPNPPVLRAADPPAKDAPAAAAAGASQPRRATGWKLSEEEACREDLTRLCPKHTWTNNLAVLECLQDRREDTEIAPGCNHLLWNYKLNLTTDPKFEAVATEVCKSTIAEVKECNEEERGRGYLVSCLVDHRDNISEYQCNQYIAKMTSIIFSDYRLICGFMDKCKEDINSLHCGSINVGHKDVHSQGEVISCLEKALVKEAEQQDRARPIREECQKAILRVAELSSDDFHLDRHLYFSCRDDRERFCQNTQAGEGKVYKCLFNHKFEEAMSEKCRDALTTRQKLISQDYRVSYSLAKACKMDLRKQRCSLDTTLPRAREARLSYLLLCLEAAVHRGRPVSGECQGEMLDYRRMLMEDFSLSPEIVLHCRAEIEAHCSGLHRKGRTLHCLMRIGRGERSTAVDSVCQNALQTLIQSADPGADYRIDRALNEACESVIQTACKHIRSGDPMILSCLMEHLYTEKMVEDCEHRLLELQYFISRDWKLDPLLYKKCQGDAARLCHTHGWNETSELMPPGAVFSCLYRHAYRTEEQGRRVTSDEQLSRDCKVEVQRILHQRALDVKLDPELQKRCMTDLGKWCSEKTDAGQELECLQDHLEDLVSMCRDVVGNLTELESEDIQIDALLIRACEPVSQAHCHDVADNPIDTGDLMECLVQNKHQKEMNDKCAVGVTHFQLVQMKDFRFSYKFKMACKEDVLRLCPNIKKKVDVVICLSTTVRNDTLQEAREQRVSLKCRKQLRVEELEMSEDIRLEPELYDPCKSDISRLCPNVAFGNAQMIECLKEQKKQLSPRCHQRIFRLQEVEMSDPELDYQLMRVCKQMIKRFCTEADARNVLQCLKQNKNSELMDPKCKQMITKRQITQNTDYRLNPVLRKACRADIPKFCQTILNKASEDSELEGQVIACLKLKYADQRLSPDCEDQIRVILQESALDYRLDPQLQMHCSDEIYRLCAEEAAAQEQTGQVEECLKVNLLKIKQEACKKEVLNMLKESKADIFVDPVLHTACALDLKHHCAAITPGRGRQMSCLMEALQDKRVRLQPECKKRLQDRIDMWSYAAKVAPAEGFSDLAVQVMTSPSKNYILFMIALSVCVLFLVGLLCGRITKRVTRELKDR
- the LOC114433929 gene encoding Golgi apparatus protein 1-like isoform X2, whose protein sequence is MAAYSRSQLLLLLLSVCLCGFGSVLGLKAASGPAEPPNPPVLRAADPPAKDAPAAAAAGASQPRRATGWKLSEEEACREDLTRLCPKHTWTNNLAVLECLQDRREDTEIAPGCNHLLWNYKLNLTTDPKFEAVATEVCKSTIAEVKECNEEERGRGYLVSCLVDHRDNISEYQCNQYIAKMTSIIFSDYRLICGFMDKCKEDINSLHCGSINVGHKDVHSQGEVISCLEKALVKEAEQQDRARPIREECQKAILRVAELSSDDFHLDRHLYFSCRDDRERFCQNTQAGEGKVYKCLFNHKFEEAMSEKCRDALTTRQKLISQDYRVSYSLAKACKMDLRKQRCSLDTTLPRAREARLSYLLLCLEAAVHRGRPVSGECQGEMLDYRRMLMEDFSLSPEIVLHCRAEIEAHCSGLHRKGRTLHCLMRIGRGERSTAVDSVCQNALQTLIQSADPGADYRIDRALNEACESVIQTACKHIRSGDPMILSCLMEHLYTEKMVEDCEHRLLELQYFISRDWKLDPLLYKKCQGDAARLCHTHGWNETSELMPPGAVFSCLYRHAYRTEEQGRRLSRDCKVEVQRILHQRALDVKLDPELQKRCMTDLGKWCSEKTDAGQELECLQDHLEDLVSMCRDVVGNLTELESEDIQIDALLIRACEPVSQAHCHDVADNPIDTGDLMECLVQNKHQKEMNDKCAVGVTHFQLVQMKDFRFSYKFKMACKEDVLRLCPNIKKKVDVVICLSTTVRNDTLQEAREQRVSLKCRKQLRVEELEMSEDIRLEPELYDPCKSDISRLCPNVAFGNAQMIECLKEQKKQLSPRCHQRIFRLQEVEMSDPELDYQLMRVCKQMIKRFCTEADARNVLQCLKQNKNSELMDPKCKQMITKRQITQNTDYRLNPVLRKACRADIPKFCQTILNKASEDSELEGQVIACLKLKYADQRLSPDCEDQIRVILQESALDYRLDPQLQMHCSDEIYRLCAEEAAAQEQTGQVEECLKVNLLKIKQEACKKEVLNMLKESKADIFVDPVLHTACALDLKHHCAAITPGRGRQMSCLMEALQDKRVRLQPECKKRLQDRIDMWSYAAKVAPAEGFSDLAVQVMTSPSKNYILFMIALSVCVLFLVGLLCGRITKRVTRELKDR